In a genomic window of Spiroplasma melliferum:
- a CDS encoding chaperonin GroES gives MIKPLGKNIVLEKEEKKETFINGIYLPEDEKSKSHIGKIIAISTEVSKDEAFEGKINNKVLYREYAGTEIEFNNKKLVLISNEDILGVIEE, from the coding sequence ATGATTAAACCACTAGGAAAAAATATTGTCTTAGAAAAAGAAGAAAAAAAAGAAACATTTATTAATGGAATTTATTTACCAGAAGATGAAAAAAGCAAAAGTCATATTGGAAAAATAATTGCAATTAGTACCGAAGTTAGTAAAGATGAGGCCTTTGAAGGAAAAATAAATAATAAAGTTCTTTATCGCGAATATGCTGGAACTGAAATTGAATTTAATAATAAAAAATTAGTTTTAATTTCGAATGAAGATATCTTAGGTGTAATTGAAGAATAA
- a CDS encoding putative exodeoxyribonuclease VII small subunit has product MTNNKSFEQILEQLKQIVNDLENNQLPLDQAIDAFETGIKLTKLAETKLQDIKDKVTKIVKDNNPTDFKVNEE; this is encoded by the coding sequence ATGACAAATAATAAATCATTTGAACAAATTTTAGAACAATTAAAGCAAATTGTTAATGATTTAGAAAATAATCAATTGCCATTAGATCAAGCAATTGATGCTTTTGAAACTGGCATTAAATTAACAAAATTAGCAGAAACTAAATTACAAGATATTAAAGATAAAGTCACTAAAATTGTTAAGGATAATAATCCAACTGATTTTAAAGTTAATGAAGAATAA
- a CDS encoding formate/nitrite transporter — MWKRGEKMSDEIKKEEKVDNSDSYSNEDSFVNIYKYALKKGNSPFYKTFLMGLAAGLFIGFGYIAAITATKGNWDNIPIGLKSLVFGLVFTVAITMIVFLGGEMFTSNSLALIVVFKKQLNVGRFVSNLFIVLSGNFLGCLVMAGLTAWGGFLNHTPDSVTDFYNNAAILIDGKLEHTWWENFGSAILCNFLVAGSIYAAHTTKSAIAKFFVVNLIIMAFAISGFSHVVANSYLWFLQPFLKIFGTSGGWADFGKFAYNVQLPTLFGNFLSGGIFLPFLYYFIYRKDVKEQLVL, encoded by the coding sequence ATGTGAAAAAGAGGAGAAAAAATGAGTGACGAAATTAAAAAAGAAGAAAAAGTAGATAATTCAGATAGTTATAGTAATGAGGATAGTTTTGTAAATATTTATAAGTATGCGTTAAAAAAAGGAAATAGTCCATTTTATAAAACATTTTTAATGGGTTTAGCTGCTGGTTTATTTATTGGGTTTGGTTATATTGCTGCAATTACGGCAACAAAGGGAAACTGAGATAATATCCCAATTGGATTAAAAAGTTTAGTTTTTGGCCTAGTCTTTACTGTTGCGATTACAATGATTGTTTTTCTTGGGGGAGAGATGTTTACGTCGAATTCTTTAGCATTAATTGTTGTTTTTAAAAAACAATTAAATGTGGGAAGATTTGTTAGTAATTTGTTTATTGTTTTAAGTGGTAATTTCCTTGGTTGTTTAGTAATGGCTGGTTTAACGGCGTGAGGTGGTTTTTTAAATCATACGCCTGATTCTGTAACTGATTTTTATAATAATGCTGCAATTTTAATTGATGGAAAATTAGAACACACATGATGAGAAAACTTTGGGAGCGCGATTTTATGTAACTTTTTAGTTGCTGGATCTATTTATGCTGCACATACGACTAAATCAGCAATTGCCAAATTTTTTGTTGTAAATTTAATTATTATGGCTTTTGCAATTTCTGGATTTTCGCATGTAGTTGCTAATTCATATTTATGATTTTTACAACCATTTTTAAAAATATTTGGTACAAGTGGTGGTTGAGCAGATTTTGGGAAATTTGCTTACAATGTTCAATTGCCAACTTTATTTGGAAATTTCTTAAGTGGAGGAATTTTCTTACCATTTTTATATTATTTTATTTATCGAAAAGATGTAAAAGAGCAATTAGTACTTTAA
- a CDS encoding Spiroplasmavirus-related protein, whose amino-acid sequence MLGMYLTTAVNFLAADTPTISGGMDSIWSGLGQAMMKVKDAVYAVLPQLMTFLGDAWIILIPFGIWVIIKILNFFRVMVKGF is encoded by the coding sequence ATGTTAGGTATGTATTTAACAACAGCTGTTAATTTTCTAGCTGCAGATACTCCTACTATTTCAGGTGGAATGGATTCTATTTGAAGTGGTTTAGGACAAGCTATGATGAAAGTTAAAGATGCTGTTTATGCTGTGTTACCACAATTAATGACATTTCTTGGTGATGCTTGAATTATTTTAATTCCATTTGGAATTTGAGTAATTATTAAAATATTAAACTTTTTCCGTGTTATGGTTAAAGGATTTTAA
- a CDS encoding 1-deoxy-D-xylulose-5-phosphate synthase has protein sequence MKLQDYQNHTDLKNLKTKALIELAADVRRLIIETVTKNGGHLASNLGTVELTISLLKTFDIDNNDLIIFDTGHQTYAYKILTDRKTHFSTIRLADGLTAFQHINESKYDHLSNGHAGTGLSTAIAYSYNQKYNNIICVIGDAAFTNGLTLEALTYLGTISNKIIVILNDNGMSISKNVNVLHTAVSKVRTGWLYRSASKVAKVLRYIPPLTLLWLGHLLIEKIIRSFAIPGLFAGFNLDYIGAVDGHNFRKLAKSLRQAKKRNASVVLHLKTKKGYGYGLSQAEQEKYHSYSLTDNKHNEWSYYVAKTIEKIFQTATEKFYFISAAMQASVHLEEFMLQNPQYCFDVGLAEEHAVTLAAGFALDHQKVIVNMYASFLQRTYDQILHDVVRNHLPVVFLIDRASLALADGDSHHGIYDIGFLNSMGDLPIISQPATSSEFDQLLKLALINKKNPFFIRYPKGGITQQVLSVPFSVGQWEYVIKNPKARILLITYGNNVIKAKTVITKLDTKKINVINARFINPVDKEMLKQINTEKYQQIIIFEEVIKETGLYAKIIDFLINHNATISHYGYENGLIKKDVNNLEEILRNLIN, from the coding sequence ATGAAATTACAAGATTATCAGAATCATACTGATTTAAAAAATTTAAAAACAAAAGCTTTAATTGAATTAGCAGCGGATGTTCGTCGTCTTATTATTGAAACAGTTACTAAAAATGGGGGGCATTTAGCTAGCAATTTAGGAACAGTTGAATTAACAATTAGTTTATTAAAAACTTTTGACATTGACAATAATGATTTGATTATTTTTGATACTGGTCATCAAACTTATGCATATAAAATTTTAACTGATCGTAAAACACATTTTTCAACAATTCGCTTAGCGGATGGTTTAACTGCTTTTCAGCATATTAACGAAAGTAAATATGATCATCTTTCTAACGGTCATGCGGGAACGGGGTTATCAACCGCAATTGCTTATAGTTATAATCAAAAATATAATAATATTATTTGTGTCATTGGTGATGCAGCATTTACTAATGGTTTAACTTTAGAGGCTTTAACTTATTTAGGAACAATTTCTAATAAAATTATTGTTATTTTAAATGATAATGGCATGAGTATTTCCAAAAATGTTAATGTTTTACATACAGCAGTTAGTAAAGTCCGAACTGGATGACTATATCGTAGTGCTAGTAAAGTTGCAAAAGTTTTACGATATATTCCACCATTAACATTATTATGGTTGGGGCATTTATTAATTGAGAAAATTATTCGTAGTTTTGCAATTCCAGGGTTATTTGCTGGTTTTAATTTAGATTATATTGGGGCAGTTGATGGTCATAATTTTCGTAAGTTAGCAAAAAGCCTTCGCCAAGCAAAAAAACGAAATGCAAGTGTAGTTCTTCATCTTAAAACAAAAAAAGGCTATGGTTATGGATTAAGCCAAGCAGAACAAGAGAAATATCATTCGTATAGTTTAACTGATAATAAACATAATGAATGAAGTTATTATGTTGCAAAAACTATTGAAAAAATATTTCAAACAGCAACAGAAAAATTTTATTTTATTTCTGCTGCAATGCAAGCATCAGTTCATTTAGAAGAATTTATGTTGCAAAATCCGCAATATTGTTTTGATGTTGGGTTAGCGGAAGAACATGCTGTTACATTAGCTGCTGGGTTTGCCTTAGACCATCAAAAAGTAATTGTGAATATGTATGCTAGTTTTTTACAGCGAACTTATGATCAAATTTTACATGATGTTGTTCGTAACCATTTACCAGTTGTTTTTTTAATTGACCGAGCTAGTTTAGCACTTGCGGATGGCGATAGTCACCATGGAATTTATGATATTGGTTTTTTAAATAGTATGGGTGATTTACCAATTATTAGCCAACCCGCAACTAGTAGTGAGTTTGATCAGTTATTAAAGTTAGCTTTAATAAATAAAAAAAATCCCTTCTTTATTCGGTATCCAAAAGGTGGCATTACGCAACAAGTTTTGTCAGTACCGTTTTCAGTTGGACAGTGAGAATATGTTATTAAAAATCCTAAAGCACGAATTTTATTAATAACATATGGCAATAATGTAATTAAAGCAAAAACAGTTATTACAAAATTAGATACAAAAAAAATTAATGTTATTAATGCTCGTTTTATTAATCCAGTTGATAAAGAAATGTTAAAACAAATTAACACGGAAAAATACCAACAAATTATTATTTTTGAAGAAGTTATTAAAGAAACTGGTTTATATGCAAAGATTATTGATTTTTTAATTAATCATAATGCAACAATTTCACATTATGGTTATGAAAATGGTTTAATTAAAAAAGATGTAAATAATCTTGAAGAAATTTTAAGAAACTTAATTAATTAA
- a CDS encoding putative Xaa-Pro dipeptidase, giving the protein MEYVKVKLDKKVKLEQYLEKYQVDGILFHSTVNRFWLSEFASSEGYLLFTKTESILYLDGRYITAGKKQARNVTRVVEMATNHPGGFFGMLQSDLLKNNVKTLAFESDYLTYLTYQTLTTNISSVALKPVDFSELRAIKTNAEIEALKQACAIGDIAINNVINKIKVGMTERQVEQIIINSFIEAGADKPSFDTIVASGWRGALPHGRATDKIIANNELITIDFGCIYNGYCSDTTRTIGLGTPSSKMLEIYDIVYEAQSLGMQAIKPGVTTAMIDKICRDYIISKGYGEYFTHSTGHGVGIEIHEFPRVSPFCDVLLEPGMVITVEPGIYIPDLGGVRIEDDILVTENGFHLLTEAKRELILI; this is encoded by the coding sequence ATGGAATATGTTAAAGTAAAATTAGATAAAAAAGTAAAATTAGAGCAGTATTTAGAAAAATATCAAGTTGATGGAATTTTATTTCATTCAACCGTTAATCGGTTTTGATTATCTGAATTTGCTTCTTCCGAAGGATATTTGTTATTTACAAAAACTGAATCAATCTTGTATTTAGATGGACGTTATATTACTGCTGGTAAAAAGCAAGCAAGAAATGTTACACGTGTCGTTGAAATGGCAACGAATCATCCGGGTGGTTTTTTTGGAATGTTACAAAGTGATTTGCTTAAAAACAATGTCAAAACTTTAGCTTTTGAAAGTGATTACTTAACATATTTGACTTATCAAACTTTAACAACGAATATATCATCAGTCGCTTTAAAACCAGTTGATTTTTCAGAATTACGAGCAATTAAAACAAATGCTGAAATTGAGGCTTTAAAACAAGCGTGTGCAATTGGTGATATTGCCATTAATAATGTTATTAACAAAATTAAAGTTGGAATGACAGAACGTCAAGTTGAACAAATTATTATTAATAGTTTTATTGAGGCTGGGGCTGATAAACCTAGTTTTGATACAATTGTTGCTTCTGGGTGACGAGGAGCATTACCACACGGACGTGCAACTGATAAAATAATTGCGAATAATGAATTAATTACAATTGACTTTGGTTGTATTTATAATGGGTATTGTTCTGATACAACACGAACAATTGGGTTAGGAACGCCATCATCTAAAATGTTAGAAATTTATGATATTGTTTATGAAGCACAAAGTTTAGGAATGCAAGCAATTAAACCAGGCGTTACGACAGCAATGATTGATAAAATTTGTCGTGATTATATTATAAGTAAAGGTTATGGCGAATATTTCACACATTCAACAGGTCATGGAGTTGGCATTGAAATACATGAATTTCCTCGCGTGTCACCATTTTGTGATGTTTTATTAGAACCAGGAATGGTTATTACTGTTGAACCAGGGATTTATATTCCTGATTTAGGCGGTGTTCGAATTGAAGATGATATTTTAGTCACCGAAAATGGGTTTCATCTTTTAACAGAAGCAAAACGTGAATTAATTTTAATTTAA
- a CDS encoding putative exodeoxyribonuclease VII large subunit, with the protein MSKNIYTVSEINYYLKTMIEQEPNLINISLQGEISNITNHSSGHVYFTIKDEKAQIRAIMFAFNAKNLQFKLKEGLKIIATGSIKVYEPQGTYSLQVVALSLQGVGTLFLKYEALKQELSKKGWFDQSLKKPIPRFPNNIGVITAPTGAAIRDIITTIHRRFPQANIYLFPSLVQGSEAKHDIRAKIKAAQSFTPHLDTLIVGRGGGSIEDLWAFNELEVVEAIYQATIPVISAVGHEIDFTLADFVSDLRAPTPTAAAELATPDQKELINYLQQQRRNLINFVKGRIDKIGDKLSELKNSYVLTRPQALYTQYEHSYQLLLKQFNVLQETFFIANKNMIQNYYQTLVRTIQQQILTIEHEKNNLVSKLDLLSPLKTLTRGYSITYNDNKNVISTTHDIKNNDIIITRVQDGIIHSIVQAINKDGEKNDK; encoded by the coding sequence ATGAGTAAAAATATTTATACGGTTAGTGAAATTAATTATTATTTAAAAACAATGATTGAGCAAGAACCAAATTTAATTAATATTTCTTTACAAGGAGAAATTTCTAATATTACAAATCATTCATCAGGACATGTTTATTTTACAATTAAAGATGAAAAAGCACAAATTCGGGCAATTATGTTTGCATTTAATGCAAAAAACTTGCAATTTAAATTAAAAGAAGGCTTAAAAATTATTGCGACAGGTTCTATTAAGGTATATGAACCGCAAGGAACATATAGTTTACAAGTAGTTGCTTTATCTTTACAAGGGGTTGGTACTTTATTTTTAAAATATGAAGCATTAAAGCAAGAATTAAGTAAAAAAGGTTGGTTTGATCAATCTTTAAAAAAACCAATTCCACGTTTTCCAAATAATATTGGGGTAATAACAGCTCCAACTGGTGCTGCGATTCGTGATATTATTACTACCATTCATCGCCGTTTTCCACAAGCAAACATTTATTTATTTCCAAGTTTAGTGCAAGGAAGTGAAGCAAAACATGATATTCGAGCAAAAATTAAGGCAGCACAGTCCTTTACTCCACACCTTGATACATTAATTGTTGGCCGTGGTGGTGGTAGTATTGAAGATTTATGAGCTTTTAATGAACTGGAAGTTGTTGAGGCAATTTATCAAGCAACTATCCCAGTTATTTCAGCTGTTGGGCATGAAATTGATTTTACCTTAGCTGATTTTGTTAGTGATTTACGAGCACCAACACCAACGGCGGCGGCTGAATTAGCAACACCTGATCAAAAAGAATTAATTAATTATTTGCAACAACAACGACGTAATTTAATTAATTTTGTTAAAGGCAGAATTGACAAGATAGGAGATAAACTAAGCGAATTAAAAAATAGTTATGTTCTAACAAGACCACAAGCATTATATACACAATATGAGCATTCTTATCAATTATTATTAAAGCAGTTTAATGTTTTACAAGAAACATTCTTTATAGCAAATAAAAATATGATTCAAAATTATTATCAAACATTGGTAAGAACAATTCAACAACAAATTTTAACAATTGAACATGAAAAAAATAATTTAGTAAGCAAATTAGACTTGTTAAGTCCTTTAAAAACATTAACTCGTGGTTATAGTATTACTTATAATGATAATAAAAATGTAATATCAACAACACATGATATTAAGAATAATGATATAATAATAACACGTGTGCAAGATGGAATTATTCATTCAATCGTACAAGCAATTAATAAGGATGGTGAAAAAAATGACAAATAA
- a CDS encoding DNA adenine methylase: MLNKIYDDKNTVFYLDPPYYIANISAMYKHYKFDYKELLYYLKNIKGKFILSLNNCEYIKNLFSNFFQIEWEKIYDMKHKNKLIELGQELLIMNFKPNISEQLKLFKECD, encoded by the coding sequence GTGTTAAATAAAATTTATGATGATAAGAATACTGTTTTTTATTTAGATCCGCCTTATTATATTGCAAATATTTCTGCTATGTATAAGCATTATAAATTTGATTATAAAGAATTATTGTATTATTTGAAAAATATAAAAGGAAAATTTATTTTAAGTTTAAATAATTGTGAATATATTAAAAATTTGTTTAGTAACTTTTTTCAAATTGAATGAGAAAAAATTTATGATATGAAACATAAAAATAAATTAATTGAATTAGGCCAAGAATTATTAATTATGAATTTTAAACCAAATATTTCTGAACAACTTAAACTTTTTAAGGAGTGTGATTAA
- a CDS encoding chaperonin GroEL encodes MKNKIKGGIEIMSKSIKFAEEARMKLLNGINKLTDAVKVTLGPKGKYVLLEKTYGSPLITNDGVTISKEIELSNHFENMGAKLVAEVANKTNDVAGDGTTTAIVLTQAIVKEGLKNITAGANAVAIRNGIEKTVKAIVDLLKQSAKEIKSKEEIAQVASVSSKDPEIGALIAEIMAKVGNDGVITIEESKTINTETSVTEGLQFDKGYLSQYMVTDSEKMLTEFENPYILITDKKISNMKEILPILEKIVEEGRPLLIIADDVDGDVLPTLLLNKMRGAFNICVVKAPEFGNNRKDLLEDIAMLVKGKFVNGDLGMDLKTLTLDDLGTAKKVIVSKDTTTIIEGKATRAEIEARKDFIRHQIENEKSTFEQDKLKKRLAKLANGVGIIKVGAPTETEMKEKKLRIEDALNSTKAAVEEGIVAGGGTALVQVGKKLGNLKLNDEERLGLNIVLRAIEEPVRQIAANAGVDGSIIVNKLKEQSENIGYNAATNTWENMIEAGIVDPVKVTRYALQHAGSVSALLLTTEAVVVNNDEDKQPKAPSYPDLGI; translated from the coding sequence TTGAAGAATAAAATTAAAGGGGGAATAGAAATTATGTCAAAATCAATTAAATTTGCTGAAGAAGCAAGAATGAAGTTACTTAATGGAATTAATAAATTAACTGATGCAGTAAAAGTTACTTTAGGACCAAAAGGAAAATATGTTTTATTAGAAAAAACTTATGGTTCACCATTAATTACTAATGATGGTGTTACAATTTCAAAGGAAATTGAATTAAGTAATCATTTTGAAAATATGGGAGCAAAATTAGTTGCTGAAGTTGCTAATAAAACAAATGATGTTGCTGGTGATGGAACAACAACTGCGATTGTTTTAACTCAGGCAATTGTTAAAGAGGGATTAAAAAATATTACCGCTGGTGCAAATGCTGTAGCTATTCGTAATGGAATTGAAAAAACAGTTAAAGCGATTGTGGATTTACTAAAACAATCAGCAAAGGAAATTAAGTCAAAAGAAGAAATTGCACAAGTTGCAAGTGTCAGTTCAAAAGACCCTGAAATTGGTGCTTTAATTGCTGAAATTATGGCCAAAGTTGGTAATGATGGTGTTATTACGATTGAAGAATCAAAAACAATTAATACTGAAACAAGTGTTACTGAAGGATTACAATTTGATAAAGGATATTTATCACAATACATGGTCACTGATAGTGAAAAAATGTTAACAGAATTTGAAAATCCATATATTTTAATTACGGATAAAAAAATTAGTAATATGAAAGAAATTCTACCAATTTTAGAAAAAATTGTTGAAGAAGGACGTCCATTATTAATTATTGCTGATGATGTTGATGGTGATGTTTTACCAACATTATTATTGAACAAAATGCGTGGTGCTTTTAATATTTGTGTTGTTAAAGCGCCTGAATTTGGAAACAACCGTAAGGATTTATTAGAAGATATTGCTATGTTAGTAAAAGGTAAATTTGTTAATGGTGATTTAGGAATGGATTTAAAAACCTTAACTTTAGATGATTTAGGAACTGCAAAAAAAGTAATTGTTTCAAAAGATACAACAACAATTATTGAAGGAAAAGCGACACGTGCAGAAATTGAAGCTCGCAAAGATTTTATTCGTCATCAAATTGAAAATGAAAAATCAACATTTGAACAAGATAAATTGAAAAAAAGATTAGCTAAACTTGCTAATGGTGTTGGAATTATTAAAGTTGGTGCACCAACTGAAACAGAAATGAAAGAGAAGAAATTACGAATTGAAGATGCCTTAAATTCAACTAAAGCTGCTGTTGAAGAAGGTATTGTTGCTGGTGGTGGAACAGCATTAGTACAAGTGGGGAAAAAATTAGGAAATTTAAAATTAAATGATGAAGAAAGATTAGGATTAAATATTGTATTACGAGCAATTGAAGAACCAGTTCGTCAAATTGCTGCTAATGCTGGTGTTGATGGTTCAATTATTGTTAATAAATTAAAAGAACAAAGTGAAAATATTGGTTATAATGCTGCAACAAATACATGAGAAAATATGATTGAGGCAGGAATTGTTGACCCAGTTAAAGTAACTCGTTATGCTTTACAACATGCTGGTAGTGTCAGTGCCTTGTTATTAACAACTGAAGCTGTTGTAGTAAATAATGATGAAGACAAACAGCCAAAAGCACCAAGTTATCCTGATTTAGGAATTTAA
- a CDS encoding Spiroplasmavirus-related protein: MAKDWEKLKEFFIHVFLFIDKSNVESITTWNLTQNEYLTLMIGIWIVILFLTWFLLWMVFKIVSCFK; this comes from the coding sequence ATGGCAAAAGATTGAGAAAAATTAAAAGAGTTTTTTATTCATGTATTTTTATTTATTGATAAATCTAATGTTGAAAGTATTACAACTTGGAATTTAACTCAAAATGAATATTTAACTCTTATGATTGGCATTTGAATTGTTATTTTATTTTTAACTTGGTTCTTGTTGTGAATGGTTTTCAAAATAGTTAGTTGTTTTAAATAA
- a CDS encoding Spiroplasmavirus-related protein: MSFYKKNINVENYFIRREFIVFQTDKASFINLPNHNKHIGFWLSNKFIYLSEKHSDQVAIGLIYDNSYPIVKYNENLKRHVWKYLTGTELINLYNQYKQNYFTQMKKALFPGEPQKVKTNNNNLTNWTVEKEQELINDLKDLN; encoded by the coding sequence ATGAGTTTTTATAAGAAGAATATTAATGTAGAAAATTATTTTATTCGAAGAGAATTTATAGTTTTTCAGACTGATAAAGCTTCATTTATAAATTTACCTAATCACAATAAACATATTGGTTTTTGATTAAGCAACAAATTTATTTATCTGAGCGAAAAACATTCTGATCAAGTAGCTATTGGTTTGATTTATGATAATTCTTACCCTATTGTAAAATATAATGAAAATTTAAAACGTCATGTGTGAAAATATTTAACCGGGACAGAATTAATTAATTTATATAATCAATATAAACAAAATTATTTTACACAAATGAAAAAAGCATTATTCCCTGGTGAACCTCAAAAAGTAAAAACAAATAATAATAATTTAACAAATTGAACTGTTGAAAAAGAACAAGAATTGATTAATGATTTGAAAGATTTAAATTAA